Proteins encoded within one genomic window of Pongo pygmaeus isolate AG05252 chromosome 6, NHGRI_mPonPyg2-v2.0_pri, whole genome shotgun sequence:
- the TWIST1 gene encoding twist-related protein 1 yields the protein MMQDVSSSPVSPADDSLSNSEEEPDRQQPPSGKRGGRKRRSSRRSAGGGAGPGGAASGGVGGGDEPGSPAQGKRGKKSAGCGGGGGGGAGGGGSSSGGGSPQSYEELQTQRVMANVRERQRTQSLNEAFAALRKIIPTLPSDKLSKIQTLKLAARYIDFLYQVLQSDELDSKMASCSYVAHERLSYAFSVWRMEGAWSMSASH from the coding sequence ATGATGCAGGACGTGTCCAGCTCTCCAGTCTCGCCGGCCGAcgacagcctgagcaacagcgaGGAAGAGCCAGACCGGCAGCAGCCGCCGAGCGGCAAGCGCGGGGGACGCAAGCGGCGCAGCAGCCGGCGCAGCGCGGGCGGCGGCGCGGGGCCCGGCGGAGCCGCGAGCGGGGGCGTCGGAGGCGGCGACGAGCCGGGCAGCCCGGCCCAGGGCAAGCGCGGCAAGAAGTCTGCGGGCTgtggcggcggcggtggcggcggcgcgggcggcggcggcagcagcagcggcggcggGAGCCCGCAGTCTTACGAGGAGCTGCAGACGCAGCGGGTCATGGCCAACGTGCGGGAGCGCCAGCGCACCCAGTCGCTGAACGAGGCGTTCGCCGCGCTGCGGAAGATCATCCCCACGCTGCCCTCGGACAAGCTGAGCAAGATTCAGACCCTCAAGCTGGCGGCCAGGTACATCGACTTTCTCTACCAGGTTCTCCAGAGCGACGAGCTGGACTCCAAGATGGCAAGCTGCAGCTATGTGGCTCACGAGCGGCTCAGCTACGCCTTCTCGGTCTGGAGGATGGAGGGGGCCTGGTCCATGTCCGCGTCCCACTAG